One Ciconia boyciana chromosome 16, ASM3463844v1, whole genome shotgun sequence genomic window, GGGTACATTCCAGCAGGGGAGGCAATAATAACCTGTGGCTCTGAAAACAGCTGGAGCAAATTCATGACCAGTTAACGTTCCCTAGACTGACTTTTGTGCTGAACTTCACAATATGTAGGTACCTAGTCAAAACATTTGGTTAGTGTTTGCTAAAGCACAAAAGCAAGTGTCCTGTCACAACCAGTTTCAGAGGTGAGGAGAACTGCCTCCTCCTGGTGCTAAACCATGGCTGGGTTTATTCTGGTAGgtgaatgctgctgctgcccgtgTCCTAAACAGAGGTAACTGGAGCCTTATCTACATTTAGTGTGAGCTGCCTGCACTTTGCAATTCCTCTTCCTGTTGAATCTCTTCAcgtagctgctgctgcttctaagCAGGCCATCCCCTGGCCTCAGGCGCCCTCGCAGGAACTGCAGCAGGTTTGCAGGGATCTGTCGTCTCTTGTGGTAGATCTGACCCATCACAATGTATCTACTGCCTGCAAAATAAGCAAGACTTTTGTGCTATGAAGAAAGCATGGATTCATTCACTACGCTCGCTCTAAGGGCAACAGATTTATGCGTAGATGTAAAGTTGTACCCTGCTGAAATATATCCTGAATGTGTGGCTTAGGACAGCGGCACCCTGAACTTCAGTGGGACTTGCAGGTTGTGCTTGCATGGAAATAATGATTTACTGTCTTGTATTGCAATGATGAGCTTTTTGGGGGAAATACTGGTATTTGATCAACttgctttcagaaggaaaaccGGACTACTTACAAAGACATCAGCTGAAGTTCCTGCTTAAATTTTTTGGCAATCCTGAAAACTCTTGCAATCATTTTGGAACTGGATAAAGTTAAGAAAGAACTACACTGCTCCCTGACTTCTTCACACAGTTGGTTCTCCTCTGAAAATTTagagaaactgggaggggaaaaagcccTCCAGTTTAacagtaaatacttttttttttctttcaaaatttcacAACAACCCAGGATAAGCCTAATAAACTAGGGCAGACTAAACTTGCACTGCACGCAGGAGGAATACTGGAAGGGATTTAGCTGGAATTATTTACCAAGTTTAAAGTCTGGACACGGTTTACTGCAGTTTAAAGTATCCACAACTAGAATGTGAACTCGAAAGAAGAAGCCATCAGGAGTAATATACAGGCGACTCATCTTGTATAATCCATCGCTGTTTACCAAAAGTGTAACCAAGTGGACTCCATTCCCCAGTCTTTCCATGTTATAAACGATTCCATTCACCGCTGTTTtaagggagggggggggaaaaaagcaagcatcagATTACATATCTTGATGGCAACTCAGGGTATATGTGAAGGCTCTCATTTAAGAATGCTGCAAAGTAAGTTCAGCAGAAATTCTTTGGCTCAGTAGTGGGCAGTCTTGCAATTAGGAGTTGCTTCAAGTAATCGCATCTGATGAGGTCATCACCTTAGTTTTCGCTGAGTTACTAACCTTACGCTTTACAGGTCTGAGGTGTTTCTTAGTGACgtttataaaatgtttcaaaaggAAGTGATGCTTTTTAGTACTCTTTTCTATCCTGATATATAAAAAGTGGACATATTTACctaataaagtaaaattttcaaatttaaaactTCACAATGAAGTCCAAAGCTAACCTGTTAATAAAGCGcttcagcttttgaaagaaaaggccCTTGTCATACCAAGAGGCAAGGGCACCAGGTAGGCCACATCGTACGCTCAGACAGCCATTTCATGCTGTCCACCCAGCTTCTGGTTTTGACGAGTGCTGAGCTGACTACAGGAATCAGAAAACAACCACCGTGCTAGGTAACGGCAAACAGGACTTCTGTAACTGGCCTTACACCTGCCTCGCTGGGTGAGAACTTTGATTCAGTGGTTTATTCTTTAATCTGCACTGTAAATGTAAAGAAACTAAAAGCGCTCTCTGATCGCTGCAATGGAACCTTGGCTGATGCGTTGCTCAGACTGTCTTTCCTACCTGTCTTTTCCAATTTAAGAGATGAGTGAGACCGCTGTTTGTTAAAGGCTGATATATACAAAGGTCAAGTCACTATAAGGCCTGTGTTTGACAGGACTGCATGAGagtgataaaaaataaaagaatatagcATTTGTAGAAAGCACTTCCTGACTTCTCCATTTAGAGAAAACAGATGTCTCGTAACGTGTTTATATTCTACAAATGGAAACATCTGTTACCACTAGGCATGTATTTTGCTTATCTCTTAAAATACTGTGAGAAAAAGTTGGTATCTATTTCACAACTTTGTAAGCGCAAGGCAAGATTTCAGTCAGAAAGTGCTTGCTCTTACACAGTCAGTACAAAAATGCCAGGCTATTTTCTACCACCTTTAGCTACATCACCTTGGACACAAGGACTAAAGACATTGAGTTCTAAGGAACTTCAAGGAGAATCCTCTATACAGCAAGGAtcatggttttatttctgtttggttctctgtttgattttaatttgaaactttAGCCCCCAAAATCACAAACTTGCTCCAAACAGTAAGCGGTAAGTCACACAGCTACAATGTTTAATCTTAGAGTATCTAAAACAATTGGTCTTCTCTGTTCCATTGACCAGCAGCAAGAACATTGGCTTTGTCCCAGGAGTGAAAAgtagaggaaacagaaaaaagagcaatACTGGCCCAAGGTAGGGAAAGGGTAATGTAAGACTTGGTACCTTTTTGTCGTAGTACATTTATAGAGCTGTGATGGGTCCTTTTGGTGTACTTAGTAATTATTTAACATACTCAGTGAAACAGTATcttaaaagcagaagggaaatgtCAGTAACAGATGAACAAAGAAGGCACCTGCTTTGTCCGTGTAGCTCATGGAGAACCCAACTTACCGAATTCACTCGCGCAGTAGGCCTCCACTTCgtctctctctttcctgcaCTCGGTCACACACGCCTTTTCCTTATCACCATCTAGAACAGGCACAGAGGCTGAGGGACAGCAACGGGCCCTTTTGGGATATTTCATCCAAATTATGCCACCCAACCTTTGGAAAGCTCAGGTTATCCCTTGCCAGAGCAGTCTATCCCCTTACCTTTCTTCAGCACGCTGAAGTCGTACGGTAAGCTGGATGACTGGCGGTTGGTGACCCAGGAGggtttggtgatttttttcaagggaTCAGTACGTTTATAAGGGATTAGCTTGCCTGGTCGGTTGAAGTGATCCAGCGTGTTAGGATCATCTGACTCCGCTGCTCCAGAGTCTGGAAAAGGATGAGCCTCCATGAAGGATGTCATCTTTTGATAGGAAGATGCTGCGTGATGGAAGTGAGCTGACACGCTGTTGGCAGCCTCAGCCAGCCGTCTATCCGCCTGCTTTCTGTGCGCATGATTGAAGTCaaaggaggcaggagaaggccCCTCAGTCGGGCTCTCCAGAGGCAGGGCCCCTCCATACTGCAAGAGGTGTTTCCTCAGCCCTGTGCTGTTTTCCAGAGAAGCCTTGGTGCGTTTCTTCTTGTCCGATGAGAGGGAGGTGATTTCAGGAGGTTTTGGCCGCTGCAGGTCAGGAGACAGAAGCCAGCGTTCCGTGTGATTCtctctggtgctgctggtgcccCAGGCTGGCCGCTTGACTTGGCCAGGTGCAGCATCTGCTGAACTGTAAGCATCTTTGCTGAGAGTCTGACTGGGTTTCTCGGCATAGGGCAGGGATCCTACAtatgaaaaaaggagagagcgcgaattagcattttaatttttttattctgtgtgcTTCTGAATGGGAAGTGCCTGGCAGATTTGAGGCTCTAGTCCATAAGCGAGGACTTCAACAATATGACAATATAACTGATAAACAGTTCAACAGATGAACTATACTAGAGCTCCTCATTCTTCTGTACTCAAACATGGAAGGTCAGTACAGAGAATGCAGCTGTGTGAGCAAAACAGgagatttgtatttttactttattattgttgcaaattaaaaacattacttATAAACAAACCCTTTTCTCAAAAGCCTGAATCTCCAGGGAACATCTGAGGAAACAAGGTTCACATTGCCATTTGGGATGCTTGTTTAAAAGACCATGACAACAGAACTATTTGGTTTTCCCATCCATGGGATGCCTTATTGACAATGTCATCTAGACTCTTCAGCAGCCTTGGACGCTGATGAAAAGATCTTTATCCACAGCTTTGGGTCTCTGACTTTTGCGCTACAGAGTTGTATAACGGTACCGTAGCCTGGTAGCTAGGCTATTGCTGCTGAGTAACAATTATTTCAAGGCTTTTCTTAAGTTGAGAGGACAAGGGTTGAGAAAGAGAGGAAGTGTCTGGGAATCTAGTGAAAAATGGAAAGGCTTAATGACATTGTTACGCAAGCTGGACAGTCACCTAGGCCTTCGTTTATACCTTCACCCCGATCACTTGGACCTCAGAAAGCAAAGTGACCTTCTGTTTAGCCTGGGAAGAGAGAAATTTCCTCTTGcagttcattttccttttactttagTCAGCCAGCACAGTTTTAACAGTTCACCCACACACAGCCGCTGTCTGGGTGTTCGCTGTCTGTGGTTAGCATCGTGTAGGAGGCTGATCCTAACTCCTTATGTGAAAAGAGATATTTGACATACACAGATGAACAACGTCCTGGTTTATCTTCTATAATTGACTCAACTGCTGACCTTGCCACTTCTCCCCCTTTGCTCTCACCAGCTGCTGTCATGGGAAAGATTCCCTGATATTTGGGCTGGCCACACATAAAGTCAAAAGAATGTCCATGAAGAACGGGATGGAAGAAGTCCAAGCTaaagaaagcaagagggaaGGGTGTGTTGGAGATGTTTCAATATGAAGCTGTGAACTCTGAACAGGTgttttggctttggttttgtaAGTATACTCTTCTACCAGTTTATCATGCTGCCTTAGTCATGGATTGTAACACAAAATAGTTCATTTTTCTCTACTCAATCTGCTCAGGACCTTGAGGTTCGTTCTCCTATACCAGCATTTTTCTGTCTAGCTCTTGCAACCTAAGAAATACAACTGCAACATAATCAGCTCCTTCCCAATGGAAGAGATGTAGatcttatttctgttccatCAATGaggtactaaaaaaaaaaatatctgtttagGACAGCTTGCTGCAGGCACACACAACAGCACAGAGCATGttgaaataaattagaaatcTGGAGTTTACAGGTGAGGGGAAGGAGACTAAAAGCGAAAGGTcacatacaaattaaaaaatcccacatGCGGAAGCAAATCAAACCAGTTGCTGAATGATGGCTAGCTGAATTCATGGCACCAGCTAACTGCCTGCTTTTGGCAGGTGCtcttaattatttcaaatgctgACAAATCAAATACTGCCATTTACATTCCCACCCCACAAACATGTTGAAATGTATCTTTCTTGAGCCCTTACATGATTACTGCTACTGCTTGCTGAAAAGACTACAGCTGAAGAGGGCTGCTCGGGCAAGAATTTGTAGTAATGTGTTTAGCCTCCCCTGATaccaaaggcaaatatgccCCAGCCCCGCTTTGAATGTTAACAGACTTACCGGCCACTGAGCTGGAAGATGATCTAATGACAAAGCAGAGGAGCCAGAACACTTTGGTTGTCATTTTGAAGTAAAGTTTTTCCAGACTCAAAATGAACTGGAGTCTTTTATGCCCTTCCCCCGATTCATGCTAATGAGAGGCAGCCTTAGGGGAAACAGGAATCACTCACTGAACAACCCACTGGAGCAAGACCAAGCTGCTGCCGCCCCCGCTAGCCTCCCACTACCCCTGCCTAGGAGGAATGCGCACGGACACCCCCCTTCCCATATATACACGAGTCTATACTGCCGGCAGTCACCTGTGTTTCTGTGAATAACAAACAGATATGTGTTTCTAgcatagatttttattttagaggagGGTCTTGCTGCCTATGGTGTTTTTTAGAGAAAATCATACAGAACAAATACGGTTTTACTGGATATGGAGAACTACATTGTAAAGTGCGATTGACAGATGCTGGAACACGCATCACCTCCACAATTCAGGGTCTGTAAAGGATGTGCATTACAGTGAAACATATTTTGGTATTTCTGGCCACCTCCAGTTATACAGCTGATAATCTTCTCTTTTAGTCTACGGAACCCCTTTCCAGTGAttcttttcagactgaaaaatgtaGTAGTTACTGTCCAGTCCAAGGGACAGCTCTGCTGACCCCAgataaagctttgtttttaaatctgtatttgctAACATGAAGAACTCTGCAAATTTTCACACACCAAGCCAACTCTGATTTGGATTACTGAATTAAGTAGGCTTATTCCTACATTCCCAACTGAAATGGGTGACCTTATTGCTAGACAAGATTTCCATTGTGACAGTTTATCTCACTAGCTGCTACTGGATGTCGTGAAAGTTAGTGAACTGATTCATGCCTTTAAGGTGCAACTAACAACTTAAAAACCCTATAAAAGCACTATATCCCAGCTCCTGAAACTCACCTCCCAATAGAAAATCTGCCCATCAGTAATGCCTGTGTCATGTGGTCCAGCTGTTGCCTAGTTTAAACAGTTTGTTTTGTACTACCTTAATTAAGCAGTTTAATAGAATTCTTAAAAGTACAGGGCTTTATCTCAAGCAGCTATGGGTGAAGATACAGAAAACTGGCCAGAATAGTGtgcaaaataaatgacattttaacaCATCTGTTAGTGTGTTAAGTTTCTACTGCAGCATTTATTAATCCtgattttcctttgttattttaaacattttaattccaaaagTATCCCAAGATAGCTATTATGGAAATAGGAATTTAGACTAAGGATGAGGCAGAGGTGAGCTCGTGTGTTCTTTATGTAGCTCACCTCCCGCTCAACCAGCACGTGTACCTGCAGCAAGCGAGAGAAGTCACGAGTGCGACATGCTCGTGCTGTTGACGGTTGTGCTGAGGATAGATGGATGCACGCGTGAGCGTCCTGCAGACCTTCTGTGCTCCAGGGAGTCTTCTGTTTAAATTAGCTGGTAGTGTAACTCAACCTGTATTAATGTATGGCTATGTCTGTATTAATGAGTTTCTCCAGACTCTTCACCTGGCCAGGATCTTGATTAAAAGGACAGTAGGAGCG contains:
- the C16H17orf58 gene encoding UPF0450 protein C17orf58 homolog isoform X2; the protein is MTLKGGASRPVGEDGAMPNGSLPYAEKPSQTLSKDAYSSADAAPGQVKRPAWGTSSTRENHTERWLLSPDLQRPKPPEITSLSSDKKKRTKASLENSTGLRKHLLQYGGALPLESPTEGPSPASFDFNHAHRKQADRRLAEAANSVSAHFHHAASSYQKMTSFMEAHPFPDSGAAESDDPNTLDHFNRPGKLIPYKRTDPLKKITKPSWVTNRQSSSLPYDFSVLKKDGDKEKACVTECRKERDEVEAYCASEFAVNGIVYNMERLGNGVHLVTLLVNSDGLYKMSRLYITPDGFFFRVHILVVDTLNCSKPCPDFKLGSRYIVMGQIYHKRRQIPANLLQFLRGRLRPGDGLLRSSSSYVKRFNRKRNCKVQAAHTKCR
- the C16H17orf58 gene encoding UPF0450 protein C17orf58 homolog isoform X1, producing the protein MTTKVFWLLCFVIRSSSSSVAGSLPYAEKPSQTLSKDAYSSADAAPGQVKRPAWGTSSTRENHTERWLLSPDLQRPKPPEITSLSSDKKKRTKASLENSTGLRKHLLQYGGALPLESPTEGPSPASFDFNHAHRKQADRRLAEAANSVSAHFHHAASSYQKMTSFMEAHPFPDSGAAESDDPNTLDHFNRPGKLIPYKRTDPLKKITKPSWVTNRQSSSLPYDFSVLKKDGDKEKACVTECRKERDEVEAYCASEFAVNGIVYNMERLGNGVHLVTLLVNSDGLYKMSRLYITPDGFFFRVHILVVDTLNCSKPCPDFKLGSRYIVMGQIYHKRRQIPANLLQFLRGRLRPGDGLLRSSSSYVKRFNRKRNCKVQAAHTKCR
- the C16H17orf58 gene encoding UPF0450 protein C17orf58 homolog isoform X3, with translation MTTKVFWLLCFVIRSSSSSVAGSLPYAEKPSQTLSKDAYSSADAAPGQVKRPAWGTSSTRENHTERWLLSPDLQRPKPPEITSLSSDKKKRTKASLENSTGLRKHLLQYGGALPLESPTEGPSPASFDFNHAHRKQADRRLAEAANSVSAHFHHAASSYQKMTSFMEAHPFPDSGAAESDDPNTLDHFNRPGKLIPYKRTDPLKKITKPSWVTNRQSSSLPYDFSVLKKDGDKEKACVTECRKERDEVEAYCASEFGSRYIVMGQIYHKRRQIPANLLQFLRGRLRPGDGLLRSSSSYVKRFNRKRNCKVQAAHTKCR